The sequence TCGGTCTGCTGCCTGTCGGCCATGGGCGCTCCCCGCGTACTCATGCGCATGTGCCGCAGATTCAACCAGGTCCCGGGTCAGCGCAGGAGCGAGACCGGACGGGCCGAGGCCGGTGGCGAGGGGTGGAGCGGCGGCAGCGGGGGCGGGAGGAGGGTGGGGACGGCCCCGGGGGTGGGCAGCCGGTCGCGGACGGCCGCGTCGGTCACCGGCACGGCGGGGCCGGGCCGGGAGGCCGGAGCGGGGGAATCGCCCCGGGCGTTCGGGTCCACGGCCTCCAGCGGCAGCGAGCCGCCGAGCGCGAGCGCGGCCAGCGACACGGCCCCGGCGGCGACGAAGGCGAGACGGCGGCGCGGACGGCCCACCTCATGGATCCGGAAGCCCTCCTGCTGCGGCCGGGCTGCGGCCGTCGGCAGGGCGTAGGCGAAGGAGGAGAGCGGGTCGGGCCCCGCGGTACCCGGCGGACCGGAAGGCCCCGTGGGTCCGGCAGGACCTTCGGGCCCGGCGCCCGGCAGCCCCTGGAGGC comes from Streptomyces sp. NBC_01408 and encodes:
- a CDS encoding zf-HC2 domain-containing protein, with the protein product MSGVSPSPAEQHLGDRLAALVDGELKHDARERVLAHLATCAKCKAEADAQRRLKTMFVESAPPPLSAGLLARLQGLPGAGPEGPAGPTGPSGPPGTAGPDPLSSFAYALPTAAARPQQEGFRIHEVGRPRRRLAFVAAGAVSLAALALGGSLPLEAVDPNARGDSPAPASRPGPAVPVTDAAVRDRLPTPGAVPTLLPPPLPPLHPSPPASARPVSLLR